The Deltaproteobacteria bacterium genomic sequence GTTAAATCATTATTCCCTTCATTTAACATAAAGTTGTGTATCTCTTTTGCCCAGCCAGTAATTACTTGTTTTATCTCCAGCTCGCTTAATTTCATGTCCAGCGTATTAAACTTCTCCGCCATCTTCTTCAAAACAATATCACTTGCAATCTCGCCAGCATTATGTCCACCCATGCCATCTGCAATTGCTATAATGTATTTTTTAACATTACCTATATCAATTTCGATTTGCTCGCTGTTATCTCTGAAAATATGATCTCCTATTAATATCATATCTTCATTATGGTCTCTTACACAGCCTTTATCACTCACAGCGGAAATCTTTAATTGCATTAATTATATCCTTCTTGTGCCAGTTTTTCCTATCATAAATATCTGTACATAAAACTCTATTTTATCCGCAATCAATAAAAGTGATTTATCTTTCAATATTTGCGGTTGATTGGGTGTTAATAAAACATTATTGTATTTGGTTCCGAATGTTGAGTCCATGTCAATACATATCCAACCATTTTTAGGATCATAGTTGATTTGCAAATGTTTTCCTGAGACGTATTGATATTGGCCAAATACGTCAACAAACCGCCCAGTTGTCCGGCCAATTATATCTCCATTCTCTACCCTCAAATCCAACCCAAGATTATTATTTATTAAATGTAATTCATTTGTCTTTAAATTCACCGGTGAAGCTGCTGGATTGTTTAAGGGAGGGGATACCGGATTAATTGGAGTTGGATTAATTGCAGACACATTGTTATTTACCCATAGAGGAGATTGAACATTACCCCCTTTATCTTTCTTAGAGACCAAAGCTGTTCCATCAGATGTACAAACTTTCCCCTTCCCGGGTTTACCACATTTGGGACATATAAATATCTCCCTACCACATTGATCGCAGTATATTGAATTATCTTCTATATCACTTTTACAAAATGGACAAATCATAATATTTACCATAAAAATCAATTACATACTAAATTGCTCCATGAGCTTTTAATAAATTTATCATATCGATATGCTTATTCTCTGTAGCAAACATTAAAGCTGTAAAGCCATCGTTGCTCTTTACATTTATATCTGCACCTTTCTCTAAAGCAGTTTGTAATACAGGTAAATTCCCTTCTTTTGCAGCTCCCAACAAAACATCATCTAAATCCATTTTTTATCTCCTTTTATTTCATATTATCTTATGATTGCGAGAATTTTTTAGTCACTCTCATCGTTATCTTCATCATTGTCATTTTCATATTCCTCTTCATTGTTATTTCCTACCAATACTTTTATTGCTCCTGAATCTTTTAATAACTTTACAACTAATGTATGACCTTTATCAGAAGCAAACTCTAAAGCACTTGAACCACCATTACTTTTTTCATTCACGACTGCACCCTTTTCTATTAGTAGTTTCACTACATCGGCATAACCACTGTCAGAAGCAATCATTAAAGCTGTAGAACCAATGTTGTTCTTTGCATTTACATCTACTCCTTTTGCTATCAAAAGATTGGCTAACTCTGCATTCCCACCCACTGCAGCATGCATCAAAACTGTATCACCACCGTTGCTCTTTACATTTACATCTGCTCCTTTTGCTATCAAAAGATTGGCTAACTCTGCATTCCCTTTCGCTGCAGCATAAAATAAAGCTGTAAAGCCATCGTTCGTTCTCGCATTTACATCTATTCCCTTTTCTATCAATAAATTGGATATCTCTGCATACCCTTCCTGTGCAGCATCAAATAAAGCTGTAGAAGCATTATTTGCTCTTGCATTTACATCTGCTCCTTTTGCTATCAAAAGATTGGCTACCTCTGCATTCCCATTTACTGCAGCAGCCATTAAAGCTGTAGAACCATTGTTGTTCTTTGCATTTACATCTGCTCCTTTTGCTATCAAAAGATTGACTAACTCTGCATTCCCACCCACAGCGGCACCCATTAAAACTGTAATACCAGTGTTGTTCTTTGCATTTACATCTGCTCCTTTTGCTATCAAAAGATTGGCTAACTCTACATGCCCATTTACTGCAGCAGCCATTAAAGCTGTAGAACCATCATTTGCTCTTGCATTTACATCTGCTCCTTTTGATATCATAAAGTTAGCTACTTCTGCATGTGCATATCCTGCAGCAAACGTTAAAGCTGTAGAACCGTCATTTGTCCTTGCATTTACATCTGCTCCTTTTGATATCATAAGATTGGCTACCTGTGTAAGTCCACCCTGAGCTGCAGCCATTAAAACTGTAAAATCATCGTTCTGCATTATATTTACATCTGCACCTTTCTCTATTAAAAGATTGGCTATCTCTGCATGCCCATTCGCTGCAGCAACCATTAAAGCTGTAGAACCATTATTTGCTCTTGCATTTATATCTGCTCCTTTGTCTATTAAAAGATTGGCTACCTCTGCATCCCCGTCCTGCACAGCATACATTAAAACTGTCTCACCATTGTTGTTTTTTGCATTTACATCTGCACCTTTTGCTATCAAAAGATTGACTAACTCTGTAAGTCCGCCCTGTGCAGCACCCATTAAAACTGTAATACCAATATTGTTCTTTGCATATACATCTGCTCCTTTCTCTATTAAAAGATCGGCTATCTCTGCATGCCCATTCGCTGCAGCAATCATTAAAGCTGTAGAACCATTGTTGTTCTTTGCATTTACTTCTACACCTTTATTTAAAGCAGTTTGTAGTATAGGTAAATTCCCTTCTTTTGCTGCTTCTAATAAAATCTCATTTAAATCCATACCTTTTACCTCCTAAGTATTTATCGACTTGAAATCATCCCGTTGAATTGTGTCGCGTATCTCAGAGCTTATTTTCTCTTTTTGCATTAGTTCTGCAATTCTTGCCGCTTGATTCTGAATTACAGTTTCAAATAAATTTCTCACAGTCCTGCCATTGGCAAATTTCTTATCCCTATTTTCATGCATCTT encodes the following:
- a CDS encoding ankyrin repeat domain-containing protein; translation: MDLNEILLEAAKEGNLPILQTALNKGVEVNAKNNNGSTALMIAAANGHAEIADLLIEKGADVYAKNNIGITVLMGAAQGGLTELVNLLIAKGADVNAKNNNGETVLMYAVQDGDAEVANLLIDKGADINARANNGSTALMVAAANGHAEIANLLIEKGADVNIMQNDDFTVLMAAAQGGLTQVANLMISKGADVNARTNDGSTALTFAAGYAHAEVANFMISKGADVNARANDGSTALMAAAVNGHVELANLLIAKGADVNAKNNTGITVLMGAAVGGNAELVNLLIAKGADVNAKNNNGSTALMAAAVNGNAEVANLLIAKGADVNARANNASTALFDAAQEGYAEISNLLIEKGIDVNARTNDGFTALFYAAAKGNAELANLLIAKGADVNVKSNGGDTVLMHAAVGGNAELANLLIAKGVDVNAKNNIGSTALMIASDSGYADVVKLLIEKGAVVNEKSNGGSSALEFASDKGHTLVVKLLKDSGAIKVLVGNNNEEEYENDNDEDNDESD
- a CDS encoding FHA domain-containing protein, with product MVNIMICPFCKSDIEDNSIYCDQCGREIFICPKCGKPGKGKVCTSDGTALVSKKDKGGNVQSPLWVNNNVSAINPTPINPVSPPLNNPAASPVNLKTNELHLINNNLGLDLRVENGDIIGRTTGRFVDVFGQYQYVSGKHLQINYDPKNGWICIDMDSTFGTKYNNVLLTPNQPQILKDKSLLLIADKIEFYVQIFMIGKTGTRRI
- a CDS encoding ankyrin repeat domain-containing protein, which codes for MDLDDVLLGAAKEGNLPVLQTALEKGADINVKSNDGFTALMFATENKHIDMINLLKAHGAI